A portion of the Streptomyces erythrochromogenes genome contains these proteins:
- the aspS gene encoding aspartate--tRNA ligase — MHRYRSHTCGELRASDVAADVRLSGWLHNRRDLGGILFIDLRDHYGITQLVARPGTAANEALSSVSKETVVRIDGKVVSRGADNVNPDLPTGEIEIEVSEVEVLGAAAPLPFTINTDDGVNEERRLEYRFLDLRRERMHRNIMLRSAVIASIRSKMVALGFNEMATPILTATSPEGARDFVVPSRLNPGKFYALPQAPQQFKQLLMISGFDRYFQIAPCFRDEDARADRSPGEFYQLDVEMSFVEQEDVFQPIERLMTELFTEFGGGREVTSPFPRIPFRESMLKYGNDKPDLRAKLELVDITDVFEGSEFKAFAGKHVRALAVPDTAGQPRKFFDGLGDYAVSLGAKGLAWVRVGEDGSLSGPIAKFLTEENVKVLTERLGLVPGHAVFFGAGEFDEVSKIMGPVRVEAAKRAGHFEDNVFRFCWIVDFPMYEKDEETGKIDFSHNPFSMPQGGMKDLEEKDPLDILAWQYDIVCNGIELSSGAIRNHEPEVMLKAFEIAGYEAETVEREFAGMLRAFRLGAPPHGGIAPGVDRIVMLLADEPNIRETIAFPLNGNAQDLMMGAPTVLEEARLRELNIALRKPVETKAADAKPVAESVHPDAAR, encoded by the coding sequence ATGCATCGGTACAGGTCCCACACCTGCGGCGAGCTCCGCGCCTCTGACGTCGCCGCCGACGTCCGACTGAGCGGCTGGCTGCACAACCGTCGAGACCTGGGCGGCATCCTCTTCATCGATCTGCGTGACCACTACGGCATCACGCAGCTGGTCGCCCGCCCCGGCACCGCCGCGAACGAGGCCCTCAGCAGCGTCTCCAAGGAGACCGTCGTCCGCATCGACGGCAAGGTCGTCTCCCGCGGCGCGGACAACGTGAACCCGGACCTGCCGACCGGCGAGATCGAGATCGAGGTCTCCGAGGTCGAGGTGCTCGGCGCGGCCGCCCCGCTGCCCTTCACGATCAACACCGACGACGGTGTGAACGAGGAGCGCCGCCTGGAGTACCGCTTCCTCGACCTGCGCCGCGAGCGCATGCACCGCAACATCATGCTGCGCTCGGCGGTCATCGCCTCGATCCGCTCGAAGATGGTGGCCCTCGGCTTCAACGAGATGGCGACCCCGATCCTCACCGCGACCTCCCCCGAGGGCGCCCGTGACTTCGTGGTGCCGTCCCGCCTGAACCCGGGCAAGTTCTACGCCCTGCCGCAGGCTCCGCAGCAGTTCAAGCAGCTGCTGATGATCTCCGGCTTCGACCGGTACTTCCAGATCGCGCCCTGCTTCCGCGACGAGGACGCCCGCGCCGACCGCTCGCCGGGCGAGTTCTACCAGCTCGACGTGGAGATGTCCTTCGTCGAGCAGGAGGACGTCTTCCAGCCGATCGAGCGCCTGATGACCGAGCTCTTCACCGAGTTCGGCGGCGGCCGCGAGGTCACCTCGCCGTTCCCGCGGATCCCGTTCCGCGAGTCGATGCTGAAGTACGGCAACGACAAGCCCGACCTGCGCGCGAAGCTGGAGCTCGTCGACATCACCGACGTGTTCGAGGGCTCGGAGTTCAAGGCGTTCGCCGGCAAGCACGTGCGCGCCCTGGCCGTCCCGGACACCGCCGGCCAGCCGCGCAAGTTCTTCGACGGCCTCGGCGACTACGCGGTCTCGCTGGGCGCGAAGGGCCTGGCCTGGGTGCGCGTGGGCGAGGACGGTTCGCTGTCCGGCCCGATCGCCAAGTTCCTCACCGAGGAGAACGTCAAGGTCCTCACCGAGCGCCTGGGCCTGGTCCCCGGCCACGCCGTGTTCTTCGGCGCCGGCGAGTTCGACGAGGTCTCCAAGATCATGGGCCCGGTCCGTGTCGAGGCCGCCAAGCGCGCCGGCCACTTCGAGGACAACGTCTTCCGCTTCTGCTGGATCGTCGACTTCCCGATGTACGAGAAGGACGAGGAGACCGGCAAGATCGACTTCTCCCACAACCCGTTCTCCATGCCGCAGGGCGGCATGAAGGACCTGGAGGAGAAGGACCCGCTCGACATCCTGGCGTGGCAGTACGACATCGTCTGCAACGGCATCGAGCTGTCCTCCGGCGCCATCCGCAACCACGAGCCCGAGGTCATGCTGAAGGCCTTCGAGATCGCGGGCTACGAGGCCGAGACCGTCGAGCGCGAGTTCGCGGGCATGCTGCGCGCCTTCCGCCTCGGCGCCCCGCCGCACGGTGGCATCGCCCCGGGCGTGGACCGCATCGTGATGCTGCTGGCCGACGAGCCGAACATTCGCGAGACCATCGCCTTCCCGCTCAACGGCAACGCGCAGGACCTGATGATGGGCGCGCCGACGGTCCTCGAGGAGGCCCGTCTGCGCGAGCTGAACATCGCGCTGCGCAAGCCGGTCGAGACGAAGGCCGCCGACGCCAAGCCGGTCGCGGAGTCCGTGCACCCGGACGCTGCGCGCTGA